A genomic region of Miscanthus floridulus cultivar M001 chromosome 3, ASM1932011v1, whole genome shotgun sequence contains the following coding sequences:
- the LOC136546196 gene encoding uncharacterized protein, producing MARSAFVPMEEKEQGAAGRGAGVNKEQVEKQEALMMHSQVRRIKKEDEARERLLKLRLLETRPAASGGVAWRAPRSLSLLRRAGSAIPVPVPVGE from the coding sequence ATGGCAAGATCGGCGTTTGTTCCGATGGAGGAGAAAGAGCAAGGTGCTGCCGGAAGAGGAGCGGGCGTCAACAAGGAGCAGGTGGAGAAGCAGGAGGCGCTGATGATGCACAGCCAGGTGCGGCGGATCAAGAAGGAGGACGAGGCCAGGGAGCGCCTCCTGAAGCTGCGCCTGCTGGAGACCAGGCCCGCTGCCAGCGGCGGGGTGGCGTGGCGAGCCCCGCGCTCTCTCTCGCTGCTCCGCCGCGCCGGGAGCGCCATCCCGGTCCCGGTCCCCGTCGGGGAGTAA